The Synechococcus sp. MW101C3 genome has a segment encoding these proteins:
- a CDS encoding mannose-1-phosphate guanylyltransferase/mannose-6-phosphate isomerase has translation MSSEIAFLVPVILCGGTGTRLWPLSRASYPKQYWALAGSDDTTLLQQTQQRLEGLPQLAPPLLVCNEDHRFIVAEQMRQIGVDPAAILLEPVGRNTAPAIAVAALQATARGEDPLLLVLAADHVIRDGAAFRAAITAGRPAAAAGRLVTFGIVPTAPETGYGYIEAALPFAAAPTNGAAAGPLEPVPIARFVEKPDRATAEQFFASGRFTWNSGMFLFKASAILAELERLTPELVSACRAALEQDSADLDFLRLEQESFASCPSLAIDVAVMERTALGSVLPLEAGWSDVGSWSALWDTGERDASGNVLRGRVISEGSRNCYLRSEHRLVVGLGVDDLVVVETDDAVLVAHRDRAQDVKMIVNQLEAAGASEGKAHRRIYRPWGHYDGVVEGERWQVKKILVKPGASLSLQMHHHRAEHWVVVKGTAVVEKDGLQEMVGENQSTYIPLGSKHRLSNPGKIAVEMIEVQSGPYLGEDDIVRFDDVYGRTDAPHRGIAQAAS, from the coding sequence CTCGCGCGCCTCCTACCCGAAGCAGTACTGGGCGCTGGCCGGCAGCGACGACACCACCCTGCTGCAGCAGACCCAGCAACGGCTGGAGGGCCTGCCCCAGCTGGCGCCGCCCTTGCTGGTCTGCAACGAAGACCACCGCTTCATCGTGGCCGAGCAGATGCGCCAGATCGGCGTGGATCCAGCCGCGATCCTGCTGGAGCCGGTGGGGCGCAACACCGCGCCGGCGATCGCCGTGGCCGCCCTGCAGGCCACCGCCCGCGGTGAGGATCCGCTGCTGCTGGTGCTGGCCGCCGATCACGTGATCCGCGACGGCGCCGCCTTCCGCGCGGCGATCACGGCGGGTCGTCCCGCCGCCGCGGCCGGCCGCCTGGTGACCTTCGGCATCGTGCCCACCGCGCCGGAAACCGGCTACGGCTACATCGAGGCGGCCCTGCCCTTCGCCGCTGCGCCCACAAACGGTGCCGCCGCCGGCCCTCTGGAGCCGGTGCCGATCGCCCGCTTCGTGGAGAAGCCCGACCGGGCCACCGCCGAGCAGTTCTTCGCCTCGGGACGCTTCACCTGGAACAGCGGCATGTTCCTGTTCAAGGCCAGCGCCATCCTGGCCGAGCTGGAGCGGCTCACCCCCGAACTCGTGAGCGCCTGCCGCGCCGCCCTGGAGCAGGATTCCGCCGACCTGGATTTCCTGCGTCTGGAGCAGGAATCCTTTGCCAGCTGCCCCAGCCTGGCCATCGACGTGGCCGTGATGGAGCGCACGGCGCTCGGTTCGGTGCTGCCGCTGGAGGCGGGCTGGAGCGATGTGGGTAGCTGGAGCGCCCTGTGGGACACCGGCGAGCGGGATGCTTCGGGCAACGTGCTGCGCGGCCGGGTGATCAGCGAGGGGTCGCGCAACTGCTATCTGCGCAGCGAGCACCGGCTGGTGGTGGGCCTCGGCGTCGATGATCTGGTGGTGGTCGAAACCGACGATGCGGTGCTGGTGGCCCACCGCGACCGGGCCCAGGACGTCAAGATGATCGTCAACCAGCTGGAAGCGGCGGGCGCCTCGGAAGGCAAGGCCCATCGCCGCATCTACCGCCCATGGGGCCACTACGACGGCGTTGTGGAGGGAGAGCGCTGGCAGGTGAAGAAGATCCTGGTGAAACCGGGCGCTTCGCTGTCGCTGCAGATGCACCACCACCGCGCCGAGCACTGGGTGGTGGTGAAAGGCACCGCCGTGGTGGAGAAAGACGGCCTCCAGGAGATGGTGGGCGAGAACCAGAGCACCTACATCCCGCTCGGCTCGAAGCACCGGCTGTCGAACCCCGGCAAGATCGCCGTGGAGATGATCGAGGTGCAGAGCGGCCCCTATCTCGGCGAAGACGACATCGTGCGCTTCGATGACGTCTACGGCCGCACCGACGCCCCCCACCGCGGCATCGCCCAGGCGGCCAGCTGA
- the galE gene encoding UDP-glucose 4-epimerase GalE produces the protein MAALLITGGAGFIGSHLCVLLLQLGHRLVVLDDFSNSSPEALRRVEELAGAPLHLIQGDIRDPAALERAFAAAAIEAVIHLAGCKAVGESVADPLRYWDVNVGGSVRLLAAMRQAGCRTIVFSSSATLYGFTSVVPIPESAPVAPVNPYGETKAAVERLLADVAASEPGWRVALLRYFNPCGAHPSGRIGEDPGGLPNNLFPFVSQVAIGRRPFLRVFGGDWPTADGTGVRDYIHVMDLADGHRAALEVLLAEAPQRLTLNLGSGAGHSVLEVVRAYERASGRPIAYRIEERRPGDVAVSVADPALAAERLGWRTERGLDVICRDGWAWQSANPAGYGPG, from the coding sequence ATGGCCGCGCTTCTGATCACCGGTGGGGCAGGCTTCATCGGCAGTCACCTCTGTGTGCTGCTGCTGCAGCTGGGCCATCGCCTGGTGGTGCTCGACGACTTCTCCAACAGCTCCCCGGAAGCCCTGCGCCGGGTCGAGGAACTGGCGGGGGCGCCGCTGCATCTGATCCAGGGCGACATCCGTGATCCGGCCGCCCTGGAACGGGCGTTCGCCGCTGCAGCGATCGAGGCCGTGATCCATCTGGCGGGTTGCAAGGCGGTGGGCGAGTCGGTAGCCGACCCCCTGCGCTACTGGGATGTGAACGTGGGCGGCAGCGTGCGGTTACTGGCGGCCATGCGCCAGGCCGGTTGCCGCACGATCGTGTTCAGCAGCAGCGCCACGCTCTATGGCTTCACCAGCGTGGTGCCGATCCCCGAATCCGCGCCGGTGGCACCGGTGAACCCTTACGGCGAAACCAAGGCCGCGGTGGAGCGCCTGCTGGCCGATGTGGCGGCCAGCGAACCCGGCTGGCGGGTGGCCCTGCTGCGCTACTTCAACCCCTGTGGCGCCCATCCCAGCGGCCGCATCGGCGAAGATCCCGGCGGCCTGCCCAACAACCTCTTCCCCTTCGTGAGCCAGGTGGCGATCGGCCGGCGGCCCTTCCTGCGCGTCTTCGGCGGTGACTGGCCCACGGCCGATGGCACCGGCGTGCGCGACTACATCCACGTCATGGACCTGGCCGACGGCCATCGCGCGGCCCTTGAGGTGCTGCTGGCAGAAGCTCCCCAGCGCCTTACCCTCAACCTCGGCAGCGGTGCGGGGCATTCGGTGCTGGAGGTGGTGCGCGCCTATGAGCGGGCCAGCGGACGGCCGATCGCCTACCGCATCGAAGAGCGTCGGCCTGGGGATGTGGCGGTGTCGGTGGCGGATCCCGCCCTGGCGGCCGAGCGGCTGGGCTGGCGCACTGAGCGTGGCCTGGACGTTATCTGCCGGGACGGCTGGGCCTGGCAGTCGGCCAATCCGGCGGGGTATGGCCCCGGGTAA
- a CDS encoding transglutaminase family protein, whose amino-acid sequence MPFTPASAPADSLQRPAPPPLTSTPGWMAATAVEAEHRLQAAGLHLTLGGEPTYVPLKPEGAEWSVTADGPTKLAYAHGLAAEIQRRTWPGSTLMYCPGKRYDGEVNPRWALRLITGLDGLPLVRWPQDAAAGRPPEFGAPFCLPPLPRKRAKAFLEAVGSALGCAFKPLKLKDPLAPDNRVWAVPLCHHAEASEDGEPAGWQAAEWSLAKRLCRLLPAPGPAGLRLPLVHFPEGVLRQVLTLEIRDDSWNLFLPPLAREPLLELLTVIAAASAGWSQPELSGMLPVDVDGQWQVLGLTADPGVLEVNLPVCHGWADYAGWMQTLAEAGVAVGLCSSKGEGLEQQGTGGGNHLLWGGASLEANPFFSRPAWLVGILRFWQHHPSLSYLFSNSSVGPSSQAPRLDEGSASPLDLRLAHSALEQLPEGDQRVLISETLRHLHADRSGNTHRSEISFDKFWNPAWPSGCQGLIEFRAIEALPRAEWAAAIALLWSALAAHLLDPIHRPTELITFNERLHDEALLPHALWSDLQEVLQQLDADGLDMQPEPYRQIWNWRFPLLLSWEQQGARLEIRRALEPWPLLCDTPAEGGTTSRFVDSSLQRLELRANEAFLAAYRLRLCGRDLPLADGWLGIRYRHSSLFPSLHPCIPNQLPLQLEILAAGSGERLVCFRRDGEPHHFVPDPEPLEPLAAPAWPLPEPGLRTIDLRLG is encoded by the coding sequence ATGCCCTTCACCCCCGCGTCTGCGCCCGCCGACTCCCTGCAACGGCCCGCGCCCCCTCCCCTGACTTCCACCCCCGGCTGGATGGCGGCCACGGCCGTTGAAGCGGAGCACCGGCTGCAGGCCGCGGGCCTCCACCTCACCCTGGGCGGTGAACCCACCTACGTGCCGCTCAAGCCCGAAGGGGCCGAATGGTCGGTCACCGCCGATGGGCCCACCAAGCTGGCCTACGCCCATGGCCTGGCGGCGGAGATTCAGCGCCGCACCTGGCCCGGCAGCACCTTGATGTACTGCCCGGGCAAGCGCTACGACGGCGAGGTGAACCCGCGCTGGGCGCTGCGGTTGATCACCGGCCTCGATGGCCTGCCCCTGGTGCGCTGGCCCCAGGACGCTGCGGCGGGGCGCCCACCGGAGTTCGGTGCGCCCTTCTGCCTGCCTCCCCTGCCGCGCAAACGCGCCAAGGCCTTTCTGGAGGCCGTCGGCTCGGCCCTGGGCTGCGCCTTCAAGCCACTCAAGCTCAAGGATCCCCTCGCCCCCGACAACCGCGTCTGGGCGGTGCCGCTCTGCCACCACGCCGAGGCCAGCGAGGACGGCGAGCCCGCGGGTTGGCAGGCGGCCGAGTGGAGCCTCGCCAAGCGGCTCTGCCGCCTGCTGCCGGCCCCCGGTCCGGCCGGGCTGCGCCTGCCGCTTGTGCATTTCCCCGAGGGGGTGCTGCGTCAGGTGCTGACGCTGGAGATCCGCGATGACAGCTGGAACCTCTTTCTGCCGCCGCTGGCGCGCGAGCCCCTGCTCGAGCTGCTGACGGTGATCGCCGCCGCCAGCGCGGGCTGGAGCCAGCCCGAACTCAGCGGCATGCTGCCTGTTGATGTGGACGGCCAGTGGCAGGTGCTGGGCCTCACCGCCGACCCCGGCGTGCTGGAGGTCAACCTGCCGGTGTGCCACGGCTGGGCCGACTACGCCGGCTGGATGCAGACCCTGGCCGAGGCGGGCGTGGCGGTGGGCCTCTGCAGCTCGAAGGGTGAGGGCCTGGAGCAGCAGGGCACCGGCGGCGGCAACCACCTGCTCTGGGGCGGCGCCAGCCTTGAGGCCAACCCGTTCTTCAGCCGGCCAGCCTGGCTGGTGGGGATCCTGCGCTTCTGGCAGCACCATCCCAGCCTCTCCTATCTCTTCAGCAACAGCTCGGTGGGCCCGTCCTCCCAGGCGCCGCGCCTCGATGAGGGCAGTGCCAGCCCCCTCGATCTCCGACTGGCCCACAGCGCCCTGGAGCAGTTGCCCGAGGGCGATCAGCGGGTGCTGATCAGTGAAACCCTGCGCCACCTCCATGCCGACCGCAGCGGCAACACCCACCGCAGCGAAATCAGCTTCGACAAGTTCTGGAACCCCGCCTGGCCCAGCGGCTGCCAGGGCCTGATCGAATTCCGGGCGATCGAGGCCCTGCCCAGGGCGGAGTGGGCCGCGGCGATCGCCCTGCTCTGGAGCGCGCTGGCGGCGCACCTGCTGGATCCGATCCACCGCCCCACCGAGCTGATCACCTTCAACGAGCGCCTTCACGATGAGGCGCTACTGCCCCATGCGCTCTGGAGCGATCTGCAGGAGGTGCTGCAGCAGCTGGATGCCGACGGCCTCGACATGCAGCCCGAGCCCTACCGGCAGATCTGGAACTGGCGCTTCCCGTTGCTGCTCTCCTGGGAGCAGCAGGGCGCCCGGCTGGAGATCCGCCGTGCCCTGGAGCCCTGGCCGCTGCTGTGCGACACCCCGGCGGAGGGCGGCACCACCAGCCGCTTCGTCGACAGCTCCCTGCAGCGCCTGGAACTGCGGGCGAACGAGGCGTTCCTGGCCGCCTACCGGCTGCGCCTCTGCGGCCGTGACCTGCCGCTCGCGGACGGCTGGCTGGGGATCCGCTACCGCCACAGCAGCCTGTTCCCTTCCCTGCATCCCTGCATCCCGAACCAGTTGCCCCTGCAGCTGGAGATCCTCGCGGCAGGCAGCGGGGAGCGGCTGGTCTGCTTCCGCCGCGATGGTGAGCCGCATCACTTCGTGCCCGATCCTGAGCCCCTCGAGCCGCTGGCGGCGCCGGCCTGGCCATTGCCGGAGCCCGGCCTGCGCACCATCGACCTCCGCCTGGGTTGA